DNA from Geobacillus vulcani PSS1:
GCCAAGCATCAAATCAGCGATGATCGCTGCGTCTTGCTGCTTAATGACAAGCAAGTTGGTTCCAAGCAACCCTTCCGTGTAGTTGACTTGGATGGCGACATATGGCTGCGGAAATTCGTCAGCGACGCTTGTGCGCTCGATAATGGACACGCTGGGCGTCGTAATTTCCACCTTTTGGTTCAATAACATCGACAGTGCAGTCGCCGAACTGCCGAAAGAGATATTGCCGATTTCCCCCAGGGCGTCTTGCTCGAGCGGAGTCAGAACATCATGGAGCGCCGGAACATGGCCGTCGCTGTCCATTCCGCGCAACAAAGCATCGATTTCATCCTGCGATAACATTCCATCATTCATCATGGTCGTCTTCGTCCCCCTCGATCATCGCTAAAATTTGCACCGCCAGCTTTTTGTTCCGCTTCCCCGGCTGGCCGATAAACTTTGGAATATGGCCGACTTTGACGACGAGCGGCTCATGAATCGACTGCTCGAGCTGAATGACATCGCCGGCCTCGAGTTGAAGAAATTCATTGACCGTGATGACCGCCGTTCCCAGTTCAGCGATAATCGGCAATTTTGCCGCGCGGATGCGCTGTTCGATCCGTTTCGCTTCCTCGGGGGAACGCTCCTTTTTTTGCGCCTGCATCCAGTAATGCACCGACAGCCGCGGCATAATCGGCTCCAAGACGACATGCGGAATGCACACATTCATCATGCCGCGCGCTTCGCCGATTTGCGTGTTGAGCGAAATGACGACGACGGTGTCGTTCGGCGCAATCATGCGCAAAAACTGCGGATTGACTTCAAAATCGACAAAGAGCGGGTCGACTTCCGCTACCGATTCCCAAGCGTCGCGCCAATGGACAAACGCCTTGTCAAACAAATTGGACATGATGCGTGTTTCAATTTCAGTCAAATGCTCCACTTTATCCATGCCGACACCGCGCCCGCCCATCACCCGGTCAAGCATGGCGTAAGCGATGTTCGGGTTGACTTCCAAAAGGACATGTCCGTCAAGCGGCGGCACCTCAAAGACATTGATGATCGTCATTTTTGGGATGGAGCGAACAAATTCTTCGTATGGAATTTGGTCGGCTGATGCAACCGAAATTTGCACATACGTGCGCAACTGAGCGGAAAAAAACGTTGTCAGCAGGCGGGCGAAATTCTCATGAATGCGCGTCAGGCTGCGGATTTGATCTTTGGAAAATCGGAGCGCCCGCCGGAAATCATACGTTTTGACGCGTCGCCCTTCCTCCTCTTTTTTCAACTCCTCCGCGCTCATCTCCCCTGCAGAAAGCGCAGCGAGCAACGCGTCAATTTCGCTTTGCGACAATACTTCCCCGGCCGTCATTTCATCTTCCCCCCTTCAGATGACAGGGCTACTGGAGGATAAACGAGGTAATGTAGACGTTCTTCACTCTCCCTTCTTGCATCAATCCGTTGATCTCGCGCTTCAGCCGCTCTTTCAGCGCCGTCAGCCCTTCCTTTCCTTTAAAGTCAGCCGCTTTCATCTGTGAGAGTTGCTCGATGATCACGTCTTTCATCTGAAAATCGCGTTTCTCCGCCTCTTCTTTTCCTTCATCGCTGTCTGTCTCAATTTTAAATGAGATTTTAATATAACGCCCGTCTGCTAAATTCGTTGTCATTTCCGGAATGTCGATCGACCGCTCTGCAAGTTCATCGGCGCTTGGCGCCCCCTGTTTCTCGGCATGTCCCATCTTCATCACCGAGACAAGCGCCGCCGTGCCAGCCAAAGCGATAATCGCCAGCACAATGATCATCGTTTTGATTGCTTTATTCCCTTTCACTGCCCCATCCTCCTGCTTCAGGTAAACGA
Protein-coding regions in this window:
- the fliL gene encoding flagellar basal body-associated protein FliL; its protein translation is MKGNKAIKTMIIVLAIIALAGTAALVSVMKMGHAEKQGAPSADELAERSIDIPEMTTNLADGRYIKISFKIETDSDEGKEEAEKRDFQMKDVIIEQLSQMKAADFKGKEGLTALKERLKREINGLMQEGRVKNVYITSFILQ
- the fliM gene encoding flagellar motor switch protein FliM yields the protein MTAGEVLSQSEIDALLAALSAGEMSAEELKKEEEGRRVKTYDFRRALRFSKDQIRSLTRIHENFARLLTTFFSAQLRTYVQISVASADQIPYEEFVRSIPKMTIINVFEVPPLDGHVLLEVNPNIAYAMLDRVMGGRGVGMDKVEHLTEIETRIMSNLFDKAFVHWRDAWESVAEVDPLFVDFEVNPQFLRMIAPNDTVVVISLNTQIGEARGMMNVCIPHVVLEPIMPRLSVHYWMQAQKKERSPEEAKRIEQRIRAAKLPIIAELGTAVITVNEFLQLEAGDVIQLEQSIHEPLVVKVGHIPKFIGQPGKRNKKLAVQILAMIEGDEDDHDE